A part of Prolixibacteraceae bacterium genomic DNA contains:
- a CDS encoding GTP-binding protein: MKRVEIGIFGRMNAGKSTLMNLLTQQETSIVDSTPGTTADHKITLFELHGIGPCKIFDTPGIDETSILGQKKRNKVIQTLKECDLVVITTPTDVQDKTVEEELISLATKYNKPFVIVENQINENRSTGQLTHFISEDHFISKNLLQKDVRNELISFIKRHLKTNKESTSLLPFLKKGHSYLLIIPMDEETPEKRLLRPQNMALEEITRSWAYAITYRLDLNKARGNDSTEKERFTSFVSQIPFLDVVITDSQAMDIVHDWLPDSISLTTFSIMMIQHATQKLPLFYDGIKQWQQVKSDGNILICEACNHSRIQEDIGTVQIPKILKKQKPDIHIDFSFGREFEDKNIEEYDLVIHCGGCMISSQKLNRRVLDLEEFNIPITNYGIFLSWAKGMNALDRVMKPWL, translated from the coding sequence ATGAAACGCGTAGAGATAGGTATTTTTGGCAGAATGAATGCAGGGAAAAGCACCCTGATGAATCTACTCACACAACAAGAAACATCCATTGTTGATTCAACTCCTGGAACAACTGCAGATCACAAAATAACTCTTTTTGAACTACATGGAATTGGTCCATGTAAAATATTTGACACACCTGGAATTGACGAAACCTCAATATTAGGTCAAAAGAAACGAAATAAAGTAATACAAACGCTTAAAGAGTGTGATTTAGTTGTCATCACAACTCCAACAGATGTACAAGACAAAACGGTCGAAGAGGAACTTATCTCTTTAGCAACAAAATACAATAAACCTTTTGTAATAGTCGAGAATCAAATTAACGAAAACAGATCTACGGGGCAGCTGACACACTTTATTTCAGAAGATCATTTTATCTCAAAAAACTTACTTCAAAAAGATGTCCGTAATGAGTTAATATCATTTATTAAGAGACACCTTAAAACCAATAAAGAAAGTACTTCACTTCTCCCCTTTCTTAAGAAAGGACACAGTTATCTACTCATAATTCCAATGGACGAGGAGACTCCTGAAAAGCGACTATTAAGACCTCAAAACATGGCTTTAGAAGAGATTACTAGGAGTTGGGCATATGCTATAACCTATCGATTAGACCTAAATAAAGCACGAGGTAATGACAGTACAGAAAAAGAACGCTTTACCTCTTTTGTTAGCCAAATCCCATTTCTTGATGTTGTTATTACAGATTCACAAGCCATGGATATCGTCCACGATTGGTTGCCGGATTCGATATCGTTAACAACCTTTTCCATTATGATGATACAACATGCCACACAAAAACTTCCGCTTTTTTATGATGGTATAAAGCAGTGGCAACAGGTTAAGTCCGATGGTAATATCTTAATATGTGAAGCATGTAATCACTCTCGAATACAAGAAGATATTGGAACAGTACAAATTCCAAAAATTCTAAAAAAACAGAAACCAGATATCCATATTGATTTTAGCTTTGGAAGAGAATTTGAAGATAAAAATATTGAAGAGTATGACTTAGTCATTCACTGCGGAGGATGTATGATATCCTCACAAAAACTAAACCGTAGAGTTCTTGACTTAGAGGAATTCAATATCCCGATTACCAATTATGGGATCTTTCTTTCTTGGGCAAAAGGAATGAATGCACTCGATCGTGTTATGAAACCTTGGCTATAA
- a CDS encoding Ig-like domain-containing protein, which yields MKIRDFLTFTFFLLLIISCKDSDDDIRFDVTTKKIEFYSREKAKIFADGPTSIEYKVKNHEVAVVNKFGEVTAVKVGKTEIEVTDGVNTFLVPVEVKAKYAIWDFPIGIKKGISTKELEELRGAPINKRVIKEEPFMVLYEYHSDDPRVEKLYFIFKEDKLSSMSLSYVEHLCPNIKDAFWERYFRLNKSIKDSYVFRDRSKQELSTCVFIFSKSTNSISYRPL from the coding sequence ATGAAAATAAGAGATTTTTTGACCTTTACATTTTTTTTGCTGTTAATCATTTCTTGCAAAGATTCTGATGATGATATTAGATTTGATGTGACAACAAAAAAAATAGAGTTCTACTCAAGAGAGAAAGCAAAGATTTTTGCCGATGGGCCTACTTCAATCGAGTATAAAGTAAAGAATCATGAGGTAGCAGTTGTTAATAAATTTGGAGAAGTAACTGCAGTTAAGGTTGGCAAGACTGAAATTGAGGTGACTGATGGAGTAAACACTTTTTTAGTTCCTGTTGAGGTGAAAGCAAAGTATGCAATATGGGACTTCCCCATTGGGATAAAGAAGGGTATTAGTACAAAAGAGCTTGAAGAGCTAAGAGGAGCTCCTATTAATAAACGGGTGATAAAAGAAGAGCCATTTATGGTTCTCTATGAGTACCATTCAGATGATCCAAGAGTTGAGAAACTATATTTCATTTTTAAAGAGGATAAGTTGTCCTCTATGTCACTATCATATGTAGAGCATCTTTGTCCAAATATAAAAGATGCTTTTTGGGAACGTTATTTTAGATTGAATAAATCTATAAAAGATTCTTATGTTTTTAGGGATCGAAGTAAGCAAGAACTCTCGACATGTGTTTTTATTTTTAGTAAGAGTACCAACTCAATTTCTTACAGACCATTATAA
- a CDS encoding acyltransferase, whose amino-acid sequence MVQYLSKRQRIHYLDLIRVLACFMVMMIHVRSAFDLKTDSATQFFIATLRPCVPLFIMISAILLLPLKDTTSIFLRRRVSRVVIPFLIWSILYVFLPTPSKINFGGLENTLTASALAPWIKSLLMIPINFTWVNVHFWFIYTIIGLYLFMPIISPWFEKTTSKGLSYFLFIWVLTTILYYAKIWFPQIHGVCDWNEYGMLYNFSGYLGYLVLGFFLHKYNTLTKVRSILFGSALWLTGAYFTYKGLLFSLSQPERMTWILTEGQKVEFFINNLSINVIMMTAGLFMILQKITLTGFFYKVVREFSKYSYGIFLVHYFITIWMIHCLKTYEMNGILNSWIQQPLMALLVFFGSYLIVKALSYLPKSEYIIG is encoded by the coding sequence ATGGTTCAATATTTATCAAAAAGACAAAGAATTCATTATCTAGATCTAATTCGAGTGTTGGCTTGTTTTATGGTCATGATGATTCATGTTCGTTCCGCCTTTGATCTAAAAACAGATAGTGCAACTCAATTTTTTATTGCCACCTTACGCCCGTGTGTTCCTCTATTTATCATGATCTCTGCCATACTTCTTTTACCCTTAAAAGACACAACCTCTATTTTTTTAAGAAGAAGAGTATCCCGGGTAGTTATCCCTTTCCTAATTTGGTCGATATTATATGTATTCCTTCCAACGCCTTCAAAAATAAATTTCGGTGGACTAGAGAACACACTGACAGCAAGTGCACTTGCCCCCTGGATTAAAAGCCTTTTAATGATCCCAATCAACTTCACGTGGGTCAATGTACATTTTTGGTTCATTTACACTATTATTGGACTGTATCTATTTATGCCAATAATCTCTCCTTGGTTTGAAAAAACGACATCCAAAGGGTTGTCCTATTTTTTATTCATATGGGTACTCACAACTATTCTATATTACGCAAAAATATGGTTCCCTCAGATTCATGGGGTTTGTGATTGGAACGAATATGGAATGTTATACAACTTTAGTGGTTACCTAGGTTATCTTGTTCTTGGTTTTTTTCTACATAAATACAATACACTAACAAAAGTAAGGTCCATACTATTCGGCTCAGCACTTTGGTTAACTGGAGCCTATTTTACATACAAAGGGTTACTCTTCTCCCTATCCCAACCAGAGAGAATGACTTGGATTCTAACAGAAGGACAAAAAGTTGAATTCTTCATCAATAATCTTTCTATAAATGTCATTATGATGACTGCTGGATTATTTATGATACTTCAGAAGATCACTTTAACAGGATTCTTCTACAAAGTAGTCAGAGAGTTTTCAAAATACAGTTATGGCATTTTCCTTGTACACTATTTTATCACCATATGGATGATACATTGTCTAAAAACATATGAGATGAATGGAATCCTAAACTCATGGATACAACAACCTCTAATGGCTCTACTGGTTTTTTTCGGTTCCTATCTTATCGTTAAAGCATTATCTTACTTACCGAAATCAGAATACATCATAGGATGA
- a CDS encoding sel1 repeat family protein, translated as MKIRIIYIFLLLCCGLKLSAKKNHLDSMIHKAQSGDLNAQIELTRWYYYGNQTVLRNTHKAFFWCLEAAKQGDSNSQFLLSMLYYKGNGINKNITKSFQWCEKAALNNHAEAMFYLGRMYLDGIGTDKDSKKALYYIERAYNYGNEDAMIFWQKNKLWEYEKSSQIQ; from the coding sequence ATGAAAATACGAATCATTTATATATTTCTACTATTATGTTGCGGACTAAAGCTTTCTGCCAAAAAGAACCATCTAGACTCAATGATCCATAAAGCACAATCAGGTGATCTCAATGCGCAGATAGAACTTACGCGTTGGTACTACTATGGCAACCAAACAGTATTAAGGAACACTCATAAAGCCTTCTTTTGGTGTCTTGAAGCTGCAAAACAAGGAGATAGTAACTCGCAATTCTTATTATCCATGCTCTACTACAAAGGGAATGGTATTAATAAAAATATTACAAAAAGCTTTCAATGGTGTGAAAAAGCAGCCCTTAACAACCATGCCGAAGCGATGTTCTATTTAGGAAGAATGTATTTAGATGGAATTGGGACAGACAAAGACTCTAAAAAAGCCCTTTACTATATTGAAAGAGCGTACAACTACGGAAATGAAGATGCTATGATTTTCTGGCAAAAAAATAAATTATGGGAATACGAAAAGTCTTCTCAAATACAATAA
- a CDS encoding DUF418 domain-containing protein codes for MIATKRIEAVDSLRGFAIISIFLIHSSNHFLYDIQPIYPTQFSWLYEIDQILRNILYFLFEGKAYGIFAVLFGFTFGIQYNKVKKQTDTYQLFFLWRWMILASFGLMNAAFFSGGDPLIFMSIVALVLPFIAHLRSKSLIAISIVLFLQPIELFKGLTQCFNSEITFSNNIAALYKQLEVTTTNGDFLAMVQSNITTGIKACLSWAIEYGRASQTLGLYIVGLLLYRNNKFSDITTRFWKRLFIINLIITPTLYFISNITIGIEAMMITLKMWYNLSFTFMWISSFILLYRTFFFNRQSQALQIYGRMSLTNFIFQSIIGTFIFYPYGLNLSTRIGTTGSVVIATLIALSQIIFSYQWLKRHKYGPFEFIWHRMTYMFFK; via the coding sequence ATGATAGCAACGAAACGAATAGAAGCAGTTGATTCCTTACGTGGATTTGCCATTATTTCCATCTTTCTAATACATAGCTCAAATCATTTCTTATATGATATTCAACCTATATACCCCACACAGTTCTCATGGCTTTATGAGATAGATCAAATACTAAGGAATATCTTATATTTTCTTTTTGAAGGGAAAGCTTATGGTATATTTGCAGTCCTATTTGGTTTTACTTTTGGGATACAATACAACAAAGTTAAAAAGCAAACCGACACATACCAGCTTTTCTTCCTTTGGAGATGGATGATATTAGCCAGCTTTGGCCTTATGAATGCTGCTTTCTTTTCAGGTGGAGATCCATTAATATTTATGTCTATAGTAGCCCTAGTTCTACCATTTATTGCTCACCTTAGGTCAAAATCTCTAATAGCAATATCTATTGTGCTTTTCTTACAGCCAATCGAACTATTTAAAGGGCTAACACAATGTTTTAATTCTGAAATTACATTCTCAAATAATATAGCAGCACTATACAAGCAGTTAGAAGTAACGACAACAAATGGAGATTTCTTAGCAATGGTTCAATCGAATATCACAACAGGAATAAAAGCCTGTTTAAGTTGGGCCATAGAATATGGCAGAGCATCACAAACACTCGGATTATATATTGTCGGGTTGCTTTTATACCGAAACAATAAATTCTCAGATATCACAACAAGATTTTGGAAGCGTCTATTCATTATCAATTTAATCATCACACCGACTCTTTATTTTATATCAAATATTACAATTGGCATCGAAGCGATGATGATCACACTTAAAATGTGGTATAATTTATCATTTACATTTATGTGGATCTCAAGCTTCATACTACTGTATAGAACCTTTTTTTTCAATAGACAATCTCAGGCATTACAGATATATGGTAGAATGAGTCTAACGAATTTCATCTTTCAGTCAATCATCGGAACATTCATTTTTTACCCGTATGGATTAAACCTATCTACAAGAATCGGCACAACTGGAAGCGTTGTCATCGCAACTCTAATTGCTTTATCACAAATCATATTTAGCTATCAATGGCTCAAAAGACACAAGTACGGACCATTTGAGTTTATATGGCATCGAATGACTTATATGTTTTTTAAATAG
- a CDS encoding DUF3810 domain-containing protein yields MKLFIKRNRIYFGLLSLLLIQVLFSIMNSANVVSFFYLPYVYHWIGNVMAWVSGFITVSLWDIFWLLLVVYLVFGSIGVLFFRRYRKRYVRTLLLVVLIAANWFYISWGYCYGRSPIDKELNIEVEGLQNEDFVAAYNKIVSDISNMDSVDWNTMSNDSLIRVYRDGLSRLSIPLFVTPRRIKTMTFSRLYIQSGVLGYFGPFFNEVHINGYLYEKDYPFVVFHELSHQQGVGSERDCNFIAFALSCDHPDPSIRYSAYLNILPFFINYFYSFPKEQRRGLFDQLPKYVIEDLKSRRKWYNEQSNEVASTIQSKANDVYLKSNGVTDGVMDYGRYFGMVVSWINRYKHQ; encoded by the coding sequence ATGAAGTTATTTATTAAGCGTAATCGAATATATTTTGGGTTACTCAGCCTCCTTTTAATACAGGTATTGTTTTCGATAATGAATAGTGCCAATGTGGTTTCATTTTTTTATTTACCGTATGTATACCATTGGATTGGGAATGTTATGGCGTGGGTAAGTGGATTTATAACTGTCTCTTTGTGGGATATCTTTTGGCTTCTATTGGTGGTGTACCTTGTTTTTGGATCTATTGGTGTACTCTTTTTCCGACGTTATAGAAAACGTTATGTTCGTACTCTATTGTTAGTTGTTTTGATTGCAGCCAATTGGTTCTATATCTCATGGGGATACTGTTATGGAAGATCGCCGATCGATAAAGAGTTAAATATTGAAGTTGAAGGTCTACAAAATGAGGATTTTGTTGCTGCTTATAATAAAATTGTATCAGATATCTCTAATATGGATAGTGTGGATTGGAATACCATGTCAAATGATTCATTAATTAGAGTATATAGAGATGGCTTGTCTCGTTTGTCCATACCGTTATTTGTTACTCCTCGTAGGATTAAAACGATGACCTTTAGTCGACTCTATATTCAAAGTGGTGTGTTAGGTTATTTTGGACCTTTCTTTAATGAAGTACATATTAATGGATATCTTTATGAGAAGGATTATCCTTTTGTTGTGTTTCATGAATTATCTCATCAACAAGGGGTCGGATCTGAGAGGGATTGTAATTTTATTGCATTTGCTTTATCCTGTGATCATCCAGATCCATCCATTCGTTATAGTGCCTATTTGAATATCCTTCCCTTTTTTATTAATTACTTCTATTCTTTTCCGAAAGAACAACGGAGAGGTCTATTTGATCAGCTCCCTAAATATGTAATTGAAGATTTGAAATCGAGACGAAAATGGTATAATGAGCAGAGTAATGAGGTTGCAAGTACAATACAATCGAAAGCCAATGATGTATACTTGAAGTCAAATGGAGTTACGGATGGAGTAATGGATTATGGTCGTTACTTTGGAATGGTTGTGAGTTGGATAAACAGATATAAACACCAATAG
- a CDS encoding carboxymuconolactone decarboxylase family protein, which translates to MEKIYAPAFEALPKASQDMLEPLKKKMGRIPAIILTIATSPALLEAYFKMDAVGKQSKFTAKEQEYIKLSVAETNRCTYCIAAHSYIAKNVIRMTDEEILEARHCSSTDKKLGPLSCLAATAAKNGGHLDKDDVNVFFSLGYDLKDLMDFIGIILGMTVTNYVHNMTDIDIDFPIP; encoded by the coding sequence ATGGAAAAAATTTATGCTCCTGCATTTGAAGCACTTCCAAAAGCTTCACAAGACATGCTTGAACCATTGAAAAAAAAGATGGGTCGCATACCTGCTATTATCTTAACGATTGCAACATCTCCTGCTTTACTTGAAGCCTATTTCAAGATGGATGCAGTAGGGAAACAAAGTAAATTTACAGCCAAAGAGCAGGAGTACATCAAGCTATCTGTAGCGGAAACCAACCGGTGTACATACTGCATTGCAGCACATAGTTATATTGCTAAAAATGTCATTAGAATGACAGACGAAGAGATCTTAGAAGCAAGACACTGTAGTTCGACAGATAAGAAACTAGGTCCATTAAGTTGTTTGGCTGCAACTGCAGCTAAAAACGGAGGCCATCTAGATAAAGATGATGTCAACGTATTCTTTTCATTAGGATATGATCTTAAAGATCTAATGGATTTCATTGGAATCATATTGGGTATGACCGTAACGAATTACGTACACAACATGACAGATATTGATATTGACTTTCCAATACCATAA
- a CDS encoding T9SS type A sorting domain-containing protein — MNKRLHIWILLSLFVCSVYAQKSYVSIKGATINLTKDVNVIIHGDFESKGEKSKDQSYIRMDGNFTISGDIQNNSFPLFDEFSSGFFTFIGNQEQYVKGEGPIRMSNLEVNKAPTDPTEKPKLFIEAPLEISKEVKLSSGIVDIGDEDISLKENATVIRSVDGAGCFFNTNNLGSIKKFFAFGADPALVFNLPIGANNQYSPVSIRFEDLNPENDNAHIRFKANGKRHTTMPTDGNFLNRYWEIENTDISTETKYHLSFYYDQADVASEEVEKTFEGIELKQDEGFLMPFNTLEKVDDQQNRFYVTAKGQMMAFTAGDMRSATFSDVIVFPNPNDGHFSIKIDNPNDKNMQYEFYNIYGQRILSGVTERGIFKFNFSKFPKGVYFYKIYFSKKTISRKITIQ, encoded by the coding sequence ATGAACAAAAGATTACATATATGGATATTACTAAGTCTTTTCGTATGCTCTGTGTATGCGCAAAAGTCTTATGTATCGATCAAAGGAGCAACAATAAATCTCACCAAAGATGTGAATGTTATCATTCATGGTGATTTCGAAAGCAAAGGAGAAAAAAGTAAAGATCAATCCTATATTCGAATGGATGGAAATTTCACCATCAGTGGAGACATACAAAACAATAGTTTTCCTCTATTTGATGAATTTTCATCGGGATTCTTTACCTTCATTGGAAATCAAGAGCAATATGTAAAAGGAGAAGGACCTATAAGGATGTCAAATCTAGAGGTCAATAAAGCTCCGACCGATCCAACTGAAAAACCTAAATTATTTATTGAAGCACCACTTGAAATAAGTAAAGAAGTAAAACTCTCTTCAGGTATCGTTGATATAGGAGATGAAGATATTTCACTGAAAGAAAATGCAACGGTTATTCGTTCGGTCGATGGTGCAGGTTGTTTTTTCAACACAAATAATCTTGGCTCAATAAAAAAGTTTTTTGCTTTTGGTGCAGATCCAGCATTAGTCTTCAACCTTCCTATCGGTGCTAACAATCAATACTCTCCAGTATCTATACGTTTTGAAGACCTTAATCCTGAGAATGACAATGCCCATATACGTTTTAAAGCAAATGGCAAGAGGCACACCACGATGCCTACAGATGGTAATTTTCTTAACAGGTATTGGGAGATTGAAAATACGGATATCTCAACAGAGACAAAATATCATCTATCATTTTACTACGATCAAGCGGATGTAGCTTCCGAAGAGGTTGAAAAAACTTTTGAAGGAATTGAACTGAAACAAGATGAGGGCTTCTTGATGCCATTCAATACCCTTGAGAAAGTAGATGACCAACAGAATCGATTCTATGTCACCGCAAAAGGACAAATGATGGCATTCACTGCTGGAGATATGAGGAGTGCAACTTTCTCTGATGTAATTGTATTCCCAAATCCCAATGATGGTCACTTCTCTATTAAAATTGATAATCCTAACGATAAAAACATGCAGTATGAGTTTTACAACATTTACGGCCAACGCATTTTGTCTGGTGTAACCGAACGTGGGATATTCAAGTTTAACTTTTCAAAATTCCCAAAGGGTGTCTATTTTTATAAAATTTATTTTAGTAAAAAGACGATTAGTCGTAAGATTACAATTCAGTAA
- a CDS encoding SGNH/GDSL hydrolase family protein — protein sequence MMYFTKTVKMWLCTTLFFISTFITVASTPTEKLNIKDQSQWKGHKKIQLELIVPVSISEQPIQGHIVIPNTPLPGNPWVWRARFPNWHTEMDSILLEKGYHIAFINTNGMLGSPRAMKIWDNFYKHITTNYHLSAKTSLEAVSRGGLFVYNWAKNNVDKVNSIYAEAPVCDFKSWPLGQGKGKGHKETWEKLKKEYGFKNDTEALAYKDIPLNGIEELASAKIPILHMIGLNDRVVPPTENTFLLVDKYIKHGGPATIIPCTKGKQDLWGHHFPIETPQIGADFIIYHTPKIKKNLNANNYHQQRGGIKNSLIKFTRNKKARVAFLGGSITYNHGWRDSICQYLEIRFPQTQFEFIKAGIPSMGSTPASFRIERDIPNLENIDLLFEEAAVNDASNGRTNIEQKRAMEGIVRHLRKKNPEMDIVLMHFVDPNKIETYNNGNTPEVILNHEAVAKHYNIPSLNLALEVTERINHKEFTWEKDFKNLHPSPFGQGIYAHSMLEFLDQAWSSGVAEDDKITTHLLPKAMDTYSYEGGKLNTTALKRIPKGWKREESWVPKDGKRTRDNYHHVPMLISETPNAILKYKFKGKAIGITIAAGPDAGVLEYAVDNKNWKKVDLFTRWSSHIHLPWYLVLEPELENTNHTLYLRVSKEKNEASKGHACRIRYFITNQ from the coding sequence ATGATGTACTTCACAAAAACAGTGAAAATGTGGCTATGCACCACACTGTTCTTTATATCTACTTTTATCACCGTAGCATCAACCCCTACTGAGAAACTAAATATAAAAGACCAGAGCCAATGGAAAGGGCATAAAAAAATTCAACTTGAACTTATCGTTCCGGTAAGCATTTCAGAACAACCGATACAAGGACATATCGTAATACCCAACACCCCACTTCCAGGAAACCCATGGGTTTGGAGGGCTCGATTTCCTAATTGGCATACAGAGATGGACAGTATTCTACTTGAAAAGGGATATCATATTGCATTTATCAACACCAATGGTATGCTTGGATCACCTAGAGCAATGAAAATTTGGGATAATTTTTACAAACACATCACAACAAACTATCACCTGTCTGCTAAAACATCCTTAGAAGCTGTGAGTAGAGGTGGTCTTTTTGTCTATAATTGGGCTAAGAACAACGTAGATAAAGTAAACTCAATATATGCAGAAGCACCTGTATGTGATTTTAAGAGCTGGCCTTTAGGGCAAGGAAAAGGAAAAGGGCACAAAGAAACATGGGAAAAATTAAAAAAGGAGTATGGCTTTAAAAATGATACAGAAGCTTTAGCTTATAAAGATATTCCACTAAATGGCATTGAAGAATTAGCTAGTGCTAAAATCCCTATTCTTCACATGATAGGTCTAAATGATCGTGTGGTACCACCTACAGAAAACACATTTCTACTAGTTGACAAATATATTAAACATGGAGGTCCAGCAACAATTATTCCTTGCACAAAAGGCAAACAAGATCTATGGGGACACCACTTCCCTATTGAAACGCCACAAATTGGTGCTGATTTTATTATATACCATACACCTAAAATTAAAAAGAATCTTAATGCCAACAATTATCACCAACAAAGAGGAGGCATTAAGAACAGCTTAATAAAATTTACAAGAAATAAAAAAGCGAGAGTTGCTTTTCTAGGTGGATCGATCACCTATAACCATGGATGGAGAGATAGTATCTGTCAGTATCTTGAGATTCGTTTTCCTCAAACCCAATTCGAATTTATCAAAGCTGGAATACCTTCAATGGGGAGTACTCCTGCATCATTCCGAATCGAGAGGGATATACCAAATTTAGAAAACATAGATCTTCTATTTGAAGAGGCGGCAGTCAATGATGCATCTAATGGCAGGACCAATATCGAACAAAAAAGAGCAATGGAAGGAATCGTTAGACACCTTCGAAAGAAAAACCCAGAGATGGACATTGTTCTTATGCATTTTGTGGACCCGAATAAAATTGAAACCTATAATAACGGCAACACCCCCGAAGTAATACTTAATCATGAAGCAGTAGCAAAACACTACAACATTCCATCTCTGAATCTAGCTTTAGAGGTTACAGAACGAATTAATCACAAAGAATTCACTTGGGAGAAAGACTTTAAGAATTTGCATCCCTCTCCTTTTGGTCAAGGAATCTATGCCCATTCTATGCTAGAGTTCTTAGATCAAGCATGGAGTAGTGGAGTTGCTGAAGATGATAAAATTACGACACATCTGCTTCCTAAGGCCATGGATACATACAGTTATGAAGGTGGTAAATTAAACACTACAGCGCTAAAAAGAATACCTAAAGGATGGAAACGGGAGGAATCTTGGGTTCCTAAAGATGGAAAAAGAACGAGAGATAACTACCACCATGTTCCAATGCTTATTTCTGAAACTCCAAATGCTATCCTTAAATACAAATTCAAAGGAAAAGCTATTGGAATTACCATTGCCGCAGGTCCTGATGCTGGAGTATTAGAGTATGCAGTAGACAACAAGAACTGGAAGAAAGTGGATCTCTTCACTCGTTGGAGTTCCCACATACACCTTCCATGGTATCTTGTACTAGAACCAGAATTAGAGAATACGAACCATACACTCTATCTAAGAGTTTCCAAAGAGAAGAATGAAGCAAGTAAAGGACATGCTTGTAGAATAAGATACTTTATTACAAATCAATAA
- a CDS encoding Ig-like domain-containing protein: MKIRALSIFMFLGLFAASCSKDSKEDAGFSVTTKSIEFLSGEKAQIVADGPTSIYYKVRNIEVAIANNLGEVTAQKVGKTEIVVTDGTHSSTVPVEVKAKYSLWDAPIGNVTGSSVSDLIDLRGKPTRTSSNSTNPNITYVIYESDNPKILFLSYVFDQDKLKTVDLRYVPYLCPNVKDAFKERYFEKKQSKYDLELYNRSKSSEATMRYVFNDKYNSILYYSR, from the coding sequence ATGAAAATAAGAGCACTTTCAATTTTTATGTTTCTGGGACTTTTTGCCGCTAGTTGCAGTAAAGATTCAAAAGAGGATGCAGGATTTAGTGTTACGACAAAGAGCATTGAATTTCTTTCAGGCGAAAAAGCACAAATTGTGGCTGATGGTCCTACATCAATTTACTATAAAGTAAGAAACATTGAGGTTGCTATCGCAAATAATCTGGGAGAAGTGACTGCACAAAAGGTCGGTAAAACGGAAATTGTGGTTACTGATGGGACTCACTCCTCTACAGTTCCTGTTGAGGTTAAGGCAAAGTATTCACTTTGGGATGCTCCTATAGGTAACGTTACAGGAAGTAGTGTTTCTGATCTTATTGATTTAAGAGGAAAACCAACACGTACGAGTAGTAATAGTACAAACCCTAATATTACCTATGTCATTTATGAAAGTGATAATCCAAAAATATTATTCTTAAGTTATGTGTTTGATCAGGATAAACTTAAGACTGTCGATTTAAGGTATGTTCCATATTTATGTCCAAATGTAAAAGACGCATTTAAAGAGCGTTACTTTGAGAAAAAACAGAGTAAATATGATTTGGAATTATATAATAGAAGTAAGTCTTCAGAAGCGACTATGAGATATGTATTTAATGATAAGTATAATTCTATCTTATATTATTCGAGATAA
- a CDS encoding Crp/Fnr family transcriptional regulator, with amino-acid sequence MKNTIDSIRRFYPTSDQSIKELTDLFTEIKLPANHLFIEAGKMNNYLYFIEKGLCRSYCIVDDKEVTTWFSREGDITFALLTLYRNKSGFEYVETLEPTTMYAINIDDLNQLYTTNIEIANWSRIAHQECVLSLQIRRIERLQKSAKARYEILLEEQSDLFSRVKLGYLASYLGMTPQHLSKMRADTSSNDINPIF; translated from the coding sequence ATGAAGAACACAATAGATAGCATTCGTCGTTTTTACCCAACTTCAGATCAATCAATCAAAGAATTGACGGATCTATTCACCGAAATAAAACTTCCAGCAAACCATCTCTTTATCGAGGCGGGAAAGATGAATAATTATCTCTATTTCATTGAAAAAGGTCTTTGCAGATCCTATTGTATTGTTGATGATAAAGAAGTGACAACATGGTTTAGTCGAGAAGGAGATATTACCTTTGCCCTACTCACATTGTATCGTAACAAATCAGGTTTCGAATATGTCGAAACATTAGAACCCACAACGATGTATGCAATTAATATTGATGATCTGAACCAATTGTATACGACCAATATAGAAATTGCAAATTGGTCAAGAATCGCTCATCAAGAATGTGTATTGAGTTTACAAATACGTCGTATCGAACGACTACAAAAATCGGCAAAAGCTCGCTATGAGATTCTTCTAGAAGAGCAATCGGATTTATTCTCTCGCGTAAAACTAGGCTATCTCGCATCATATCTAGGAATGACACCACAACATCTAAGTAAAATGAGAGCCGACACATCGTCTAACGATATAAATCCTATTTTTTAA